A window from Candidatus Rokuibacteriota bacterium encodes these proteins:
- a CDS encoding FAD/NAD(P)-binding oxidoreductase, with protein MASIVILGGGVGGLVAANTLRRRLDRKHRIILIDRQAQHVFTPSFLWMMLGWREPSEISRDLSRLGRKGIEVVQEEIRAIDPAHRRVSTEQQEIGADYLVISLGAEGWLGGVSGLADAGHNLYDLDGTLRLRDALGRFNGGRVVVLIAGLPFKCPAAPYEAAMLIEASLRRRGLREGTQVDVYTPETLPMPVAGRAMGEAVKGLVESRGVGFHPQHKVVAVDPERRELAFENGARAGYDLLVVIPPHRCAPVVKEAGLTVEPGWVPVDKGTLQTGHERVFAIGDTTLIKLPVGLPLPKAGVFAHGQGEVVAENIAAELAGGSGTRRFDGFGSCIIEMGHGVAAYAKGNFYAEPAPAMTMRSPSRLWHWGKIYFEKRWLWRWF; from the coding sequence ATGGCAAGCATCGTGATTCTCGGCGGGGGCGTGGGTGGACTGGTGGCCGCCAACACGCTGAGACGCAGGCTCGACCGAAAGCATCGGATCATCCTGATCGACCGCCAAGCTCAGCACGTCTTCACGCCCTCCTTCCTCTGGATGATGCTCGGCTGGCGGGAGCCGTCGGAGATCAGCCGGGACCTGAGCCGCCTCGGCCGCAAGGGGATCGAGGTCGTCCAGGAGGAGATCCGGGCGATCGATCCCGCCCACCGTCGAGTCTCGACCGAACAGCAGGAGATCGGCGCGGACTACCTCGTCATCTCCCTCGGAGCCGAGGGATGGCTCGGCGGGGTGTCGGGTCTCGCCGATGCAGGCCACAATCTCTACGATCTGGACGGCACGCTGAGACTTCGCGATGCCCTGGGCCGCTTCAACGGGGGCCGGGTCGTCGTCCTGATCGCCGGACTGCCGTTCAAGTGCCCGGCTGCCCCCTACGAGGCCGCCATGCTGATCGAGGCCTCGCTCCGCCGGCGCGGGCTTCGCGAGGGGACGCAGGTGGACGTCTACACGCCCGAGACGCTGCCCATGCCCGTCGCGGGCCGCGCGATGGGGGAAGCCGTGAAGGGGCTGGTCGAGAGCCGCGGGGTCGGCTTCCATCCACAGCACAAGGTGGTGGCCGTGGATCCGGAGCGGCGGGAGCTGGCGTTCGAGAACGGCGCCAGGGCCGGCTACGACCTGCTCGTCGTGATCCCGCCGCACCGGTGCGCCCCCGTCGTGAAGGAGGCGGGGCTGACCGTCGAGCCCGGCTGGGTGCCGGTGGACAAGGGGACGCTCCAGACGGGCCACGAGCGCGTCTTTGCCATCGGCGACACGACGCTGATCAAGTTGCCCGTGGGGCTGCCGCTGCCCAAGGCGGGGGTCTTCGCCCACGGCCAGGGCGAGGTGGTGGCCGAGAACATCGCTGCGGAGCTCGCCGGAGGGAGCGGCACGCGGCGCTTCGATGGCTTCGGCTCCTGCATCATCGAAATGGGCCACGGTGTGGCCGCCTACGCCAAGGGCAACTTCTATGCGGAGCCCGCGCCCGCGATGACGATGCGCTCGCCGAGCCGGCTCTGGCACTGGGGGAAGATCTACTTCGAGAAGCGGTGGCTGTGGCGCTGGTTCTGA